One part of the Vicia villosa cultivar HV-30 ecotype Madison, WI unplaced genomic scaffold, Vvil1.0 ctg.001616F_1_1, whole genome shotgun sequence genome encodes these proteins:
- the LOC131636005 gene encoding uncharacterized protein LOC131636005: MDTPIDTVKEAKRHTHTYSFFREPLTALEGLSSLMTAFCLKSFTDDYGNILTLLETVVDTPALQTLMQFYDSEMRCFTFQDYQLAPTLEEYSIILNLKVKDEVPFIDIPKEVNFKLIAAALYLSIKEVSDNWKSNGGVAGFSLKFLVRKAKEEFEKKNWNAYNALLAVAIYGIVMFPNVPNFVDSAAVHIFMGKNPIPTLLADTYYAVHSRYEKRGGAITCCLQLLFIWFLSLLPSKGPFVKTRDTLKWTHRIMSLTSYDIQWQKYRINVSEVIVGCGKFDNVPLVGTRGCINYNPVVSLRQLGYTLKDKPADHLIAETVYFEKGSNPEKLKGIIVAWKKIRKHNGAHLGKKESLALTPYVEWITKRVGNLLLPYDRVAPLQKQPPLILSEFVPTELYKDALVTNYRLHEREQETNLKFFEERDAKMRLMH, encoded by the coding sequence ATGGACACTCCCATTGATACTGTCAAGGAAGCAAAGAGACATACGCACACCTACAGCTTCTTCCGAGAGCCGTTGACCGCATTAGAGGGCTTGAGTTCGTTAATGACCGCTTTCTGCCTGAAGAGTTTCACAGATGATTATGGGAATATCTTGACTTTGTTGGAAACCGTGGTTGATACTCCTGCTTTGCAAACCTTGATGCAATTCTATGATTCTGAAATGAGGTGTTTTACGTTCCAGGATTACCAATTGGCTCCGACATTGGAAGAGTATTCTATCATTCTTAATCTCAAGGTAAAAGACGAAGTGCCATTCATCGACATTCCTAAAGAAGTGAATTTCAAGTTGATCGctgctgctctttatttgagcataaaagAAGTATCTGATAATTGGAAGTCGAATGGAGGTGTCGCGGGGTTCTCTTTGAAGTTCTTGGTGAGAAAAGCTAAAGAGGAATTTGAGAAAAAGAATTGGAACGCATACAATGCATTGCTTGCTGTGGCTATTTACGGGATTGTGATGTTCCCAAATGTTCCCAATTTTGTAGACTCGGCCGCGGTACACATCTTCATGGGAAAGAATCCTATTCCTACATTGTTGGCCGATACTTATTATGCTGTTCATTCCCGATATGAGAAACGTGGTGGTGCCATCACTTGTTGCCTTCAGTTGTTGTTCATCTGGTTCCTCTCTTTGTTGCCCAGCAAAGGACCTTTTGTGAAGACAAGGGATACGCTCAAGTGGACACACAGGATTATGTCACTTACTTCTTATGATATTCAGTGGCAAAAGTATCGAATTAACGTTTCTGAAGTGATTGTTGGGTGCGGTAAGTTCGATAATGTTCCTTTGGTTGGTACTAGAGGTTGCATCAATTACAATCCCGTGGTATCCTTGCGTCAGTTGGGGTATACGTTGAAAGACAAGCCGGCGGATCACTTGATAGCGGAGACAGTCTATTTTGAGAAGGGGTCGAATCCAGAAAAGTTGAAGGGGATAATTGTGGCTTGGAAGAAGATCCGTAAGCATAATGGAGCCCATTTAGGGAAGAAGGAATCACTCGCTTTGACaccgtatgttgaatggattacAAAACGGGTCGGAAACTTGTTGCTGCCATATGATAGGGTTGCACCacttcaaaagcaacctcctttgaTTCTATCCGAATTTGTGCCAACAGAACTTTACAAGGATGCTTTGGTTACCAACTACAGGTTGCATGAAAGAGAGCAAGAGAccaatttgaagttctttgaaGAGAGAGATGCAAAGATGAGGTTGATGCACTAG
- the LOC131636006 gene encoding uncharacterized protein LOC131636006 — translation MTERAMIDMFTSTLSGHYYLACSASANFSEMVRYGERVEMGLKMGKIQLGASSNSAGGKKQTEGYARRKEGNADAIYGKRGSGRSNSQVNAVMIPVPQGQRSSNDRYPPRTRPHRKIDPIPMTYAQVLQHLLKIEKITLRDAPNAPDTQSPNYNANARCAFHSGAAGHDTKRCIALKNKVQDLLDQKIIQFTPTPNIVNNSMPTHGGSGVNAIESEEIRVVSEVSCLTFPLVSMNKHLINSGIFPGCGADCEKCKSQPEGCDDLKGMVQKLIDEGPLQFYRRLRGAKSKDGEVSVISIPYDPVVPICIQVPIQIPVSIPYEEQPAALMITVPGPIPYESEKAIPWHYGSDVYYYGTKEEGEPSKEKLVEASVANTDNFTGTGRITRSGRVFSPQLVQNDADALAKAKGKQVVTDVQNSPI, via the coding sequence ATGACTGAACGTGCGATGATTGACATGTTCACCAGTACTTTGTCTGGACACTATTATTTGGCTTGCAGTGCTTCAGCTAATTTTTCCGAAATGGTGAGATATGGCGAACGTGTTGAGATGGGTCtaaagatggggaaaattcagTTGGGAGCTTCTTCTAATTCTGCTGGTGGTAAGAAGCAAACTGAAGGTTATgccagaaggaaagaaggaaatgCGGATGCCATATATGGAAAGAGGGGTTCAGGGAGAAGCAATTCACAGGTTAATGCTGTCATGATCCCAGTACCACAGGGACAACGTTCCAGTAATGATCGCTATCCTCCCAGGACTAGGCCTCACAGAAAGATTGAtccgattcctatgacttatGCTCAAGTGTtgcaacatttgctcaagattgagaagattactttgagagatgctccgaATGCTCCGGACACACAATCTCCGAATTACAATGCGAACGCACGATGTGCTTTCCATTCAGGTGCCGCTGGGCATGATACCAAGAGGTGTATTGCGTTGAAGAACAAAGTCCAGGACttgttggatcaaaagattattcaATTCACTCCTACGCCCAATATTGTCAATAATTCGATGCCTACTCACGGAGGTTCGGGTGTGAATGCCATTGAGAGTGAAGAGATAAGGGTTGTATCTGAAGTGAGCTGTTTGACTTTTCCTCTTGTATCTATGAACAAACATCTGATTAATAGCGGTATCTTCCCGGGCTGTGGTGCTGATTGTGAGAAATGCAAAAGTCAACCTGAAGGTTGTGATGATTTGAAAGGTATGGTACAAAAGCTGATTGATGAGGGTCCTCTTCAGTTCTATCGAAGGTTGAGAGGTGCGAAGAGTAAGGATGGTGAAGTGTCTGTGATCTCAATTCCTTATGATCCGGTTGTTCCAATATGTATCCAAGTGCCTATTCAGATACCTGTCAGTATCCCGTATGAGGAACAACCAGCAGCGTTGATGATTACTGTGCCAGGGCCTATTCCATATGAGAGTGAGAAGGCCATCCCTTGGCATTATGGTTCAGATGTATATTACTATGGCACGAAGGAGGAAGGCGAGCCATCTAAAGAGAAGCTTGTTGAGGCCTCAGTTGCAAACACTGATAATTTCACTGGTACTGGTAGGATCACTCGCAGTGGTAGGGTGTTCTCTCCTCAGCTTGTTCAAAACgatgcagatgctttggctaaggcCAAAGGAAAACAAGTAGTGACTGATGTCCAGAATTCTCCGATTTAG